The following proteins are co-located in the Urocitellus parryii isolate mUroPar1 chromosome 15, mUroPar1.hap1, whole genome shotgun sequence genome:
- the LOC144250445 gene encoding sulfotransferase 2A1-like → MTDGYLWFEGIRFPVIGYSYEVLKEACAQFVIKDEDTVLVTYPKSGTNWLIEILCLIHSHGDTKWIKSVPIWDRSPWIETDVGYNLLNEREGPGLISSHLPFHLFPKSLFTSKAKVIYVMRNPKDVLVSGYYHQSMMKLCKQPESLEQYFQWFIQGNVPYGSWFEHIRGWMSMRDRENVLLLSYEELQKDPRSTIERICQFLGKKLTPEELDSVLKNSSFQVMKQNKMSNFEMVPEALFTKPFLITRKGISGDWKNHLTVAQAEAFDKVYQEKMAGFPKELFPWE, encoded by the exons ATGACAGATGGCTACTTGTGGTTTGAAGGGATACGTTTCCCTGTGATTGGTTATAGCTATGAAGTTTTGAAAGAAGCATGTGCTCAGTTTGTGATAAAGGATGAAGACACAGTATTGGTGACCTACCCCAAATCAG GAACCAACTGGTTGATTGAAATTCTCTGCCTGATTCACTCCCATGGTGATACCAAGTGGATTAAATCTGTGCCCATCTGGGATCGTTCACCCTGGATAGAGACAGATGTGGGTTACAATCTTTTAAATGAGAGAGAAGGCCCGGGTCTCATATCCTCTCACCTCCCCTTCCATCTCTTCCCCAAGTCTCTATTCACTTCCAAGGCCAAG GTGATATATGTCATGAGAAATCCCAAAGATGTTCTTGTGTCAGGTTATTATCATCAGTCTATGATGAAACTATGTAAGCAACCAGAGTCACTGGAACAGTATTTTCAATGGTTCATCCAAGGAAACG TGCCCTATGGATCATGGTTTGAGCACATTCGTGGCTGGATGTCCATGAGAGACAGGGAGAACGTCCTGCTGCTGAGTTATGAAGAGCTGCAGAAG GACCCAAGAAGCACCATAGAGAGGATCTGTCAGTTCCTGGGAAAGAAGTTGACTCCAGAAGAACTGGACTCAGTCCTCAAGAACAGCTCCTTCCAAGTCATGAAACAAAACAAGATGTCCAACTTTGAAATGGTGCCTGAAGCTTTATTTACTAAGCCTTTCCTAATTACAAGAAAAG GCATCTCTGGGGACTGGAAGAATCACCTCACAGTGGCCCAAGCTGAAGCCTTTGATAAAGTTTACCAGGAGAAGATGGCGGGTTTCCCCAAAGAGCTGTTCCCATGGGAGTAA